In the Vibrio hippocampi genome, CCTTGCCCCACATATTGAAAGTCCACGGCCATCGTTTTGGAGAGAGCATTATCAAAACAGAAGTTAGCTAACTTAGCATCACCATGTACCAAAGTTTGGTAGCGACAAGAGTATATTCGCTCTGCTATATCCGGTGCCGCCTGTTTTAGACGCCCTTGCTGCATCGCTTCAAATTCATTCTGCCTTGTGCCGAGGTGCCAATAGGTACCGCGCGACCATAACCTTTCTGGCGCACAACCAAGCCAGTAAGCGTGGAAACATGCTAACCACTCGATAGCTAACTTAATATGCCGTTGAGAGGGCATTTCAACGCTATTGGCGCAATCAATTAACTTAAGGTCTTCAAGAATTAAGTCTAAACGTTGATTGGTTTTGGTCGCCATTAAGCATTGTGGAACCCAATCTAAAGGCTGCTGTGATGCATAATTCTTATACCAGTTAAATTCTACTTGATAAGAATCGAGCTTACGTTGATGCGAAGCCGGTGTATTCCATCCCTTTGGGTGCGCTATAGCAGGTTCTGAGGGCAACTGAATAGACTTTAAGATAACACTTGGGATCTGTGGATGTTCAATAAAACAACGAACAAGATAGCCGTAGTCACTCCACAACGGTTGGATGATTTCATGGTTAACAACGCAGAACCTTTCGCCATCCAACTCAATACTCTCAGGTAATGAGGATGAGAACTTAGACACTTTAACTCCCAAATAAGCCAGGCAATACAAAGCAACAGTCTAACCAAGATAACAAGACATCTAAAGAGAAGGGTAAGAGGAAAAAGTATCGATGATAGAAATGAAAAAAGCCCGCGGCGGGCTTTTCAATAATAAAGATAGGCGCTTAACAATCAATGGCAATGAGCCCTATATGCATTCCATTATGGCTGTTGACGGGTCGCGGCAACCACAATCTCACGGATACACACACCTTGAGGTTGCTGGTAAGCAAACTCAACAGTACGTGCGATATCATCAGCAACTAAAATACCTTCCATGCTCTCTTTCCACTGTTCGTAGCCATTCTTGATATCATCAGAAGTGGTGTGAGAAAGCAACTCAGTCTCTACAGCACCAGGGGCAATCGTAG is a window encoding:
- a CDS encoding aminoglycoside phosphotransferase family protein codes for the protein MSKFSSSLPESIELDGERFCVVNHEIIQPLWSDYGYLVRCFIEHPQIPSVILKSIQLPSEPAIAHPKGWNTPASHQRKLDSYQVEFNWYKNYASQQPLDWVPQCLMATKTNQRLDLILEDLKLIDCANSVEMPSQRHIKLAIEWLACFHAYWLGCAPERLWSRGTYWHLGTRQNEFEAMQQGRLKQAAPDIAERIYSCRYQTLVHGDAKLANFCFDNALSKTMAVDFQYVGQGIGVQDLVLLLTSALDFTDPQLSIEPWVDYYFEQLEAAVIIYHPTIDSSDLERCWRPLVGLAWADFQRFLLGWSPTHWKINPFTQNLVSVALDKHDL